In the Solibacillus sp. FSL K6-1523 genome, one interval contains:
- the hpf gene encoding ribosome hibernation-promoting factor, HPF/YfiA family: MLNFNIRGENIEVTPAIRDHVESKIEKIERYFNGDVSANANVNLKVYNAKQTKVEVTIPMKNLTLRAEERHDDMYAAVDLIVDKLERQIRKHKTKVNRKFRDREGTGLYFAAVNQADTSLENSDEDYVIVRTKQFDLKPMDQEEAVLQMNMLGHDFYIYTDAESDGTNIVYKRKDGKYGLIETN, from the coding sequence ATGCTAAACTTTAACATTCGTGGTGAGAACATTGAGGTAACTCCAGCGATTCGCGATCACGTTGAGTCTAAAATCGAAAAGATTGAACGCTATTTCAATGGTGATGTAAGTGCGAACGCTAATGTCAATTTAAAGGTTTATAATGCAAAACAAACAAAGGTGGAAGTTACAATTCCTATGAAGAATTTGACGCTTCGAGCTGAAGAGCGTCATGACGATATGTATGCGGCAGTTGATTTAATTGTCGACAAATTAGAACGTCAAATTCGTAAACATAAAACGAAAGTCAATCGTAAATTCCGTGATCGAGAGGGGACAGGCCTCTATTTCGCAGCTGTTAATCAGGCGGATACATCCCTTGAAAATTCAGACGAAGATTATGTAATTGTACGTACAAAACAATTCGATCTAAAGCCAATGGATCAAGAAGAAGCAGTTTTACAAATGAACATGCTTGGCCATGATTTCTACATTTACACAGATGCAGAATCAGATGGTACGAACATCGTTTATAAACGTAAAGACGGCAAGTACGGCTTAATTGAAACGAATTAA
- the uvrB gene encoding excinuclease ABC subunit UvrB has product MTEQFSIQSAYQPNGDQPAAIAQLVQGIQEGKYEQTLLGATGTGKTFTISNVIQQVKKPTLIMAHNKTLAGQLYSEFKEFFPDNAVEYFVSYYDYFQPEAYVPQTDTYIEKDSSINEEIDKLRHSATSALFERDDVIIIASVSCIYGLGSPEEYREMVVSIRTGMEIERNQLLRKLVDIQYERNDINFTRGTFRVRGDVVEIFPASRDEQCVRIEFFGDEIDRIREVDALTGEILAEREHVAIFPASHFVTREEKMKVAIDNIEKELQVRLEKLRAEDRLLEAQRLEQRTNYDLEMMREMGFCSGIENYSRHLTLREAGATPYTLIDYFPKDFLLVVDESHVTLPQVRGMYNGDQARKQVLVDHGFRLPSALDNRPLKLDEFQSKIHQAIYVSATPGPYELEHTPEMVEQIIRPTGLLDPTLEVRPIEGQIDDLIDEVHDRIRKNERVLITTLTKKMSEDLTNYLKEMGLKVEYLHSEIKTLERIEIIRELRKGTHDVLVGINLLREGLDIPEVSLVVILDADKEGFLRSERSLIQTIGRAARNSNGHVIMYANNMTESMKKAIDETKRRREIQIAYNEKHGITPKTIIKKIPDIIRATKAAEEEEQYITKVTGGKKLTKKELEKLVETLQLEMKEAAKALDFERAAELRDMIFELKAEG; this is encoded by the coding sequence ATGACAGAACAATTTTCAATCCAGTCCGCTTATCAACCGAATGGCGATCAGCCTGCTGCAATTGCACAGCTCGTACAAGGAATTCAAGAAGGAAAATACGAGCAAACGCTATTAGGTGCAACAGGTACAGGCAAAACTTTTACCATTTCAAACGTCATTCAACAAGTGAAAAAACCAACGCTTATTATGGCGCATAATAAAACATTAGCTGGTCAATTATACAGTGAATTTAAAGAGTTTTTCCCGGACAATGCGGTGGAGTACTTTGTTAGTTACTATGATTATTTCCAACCAGAGGCGTATGTGCCACAAACGGATACGTATATCGAAAAAGATTCGAGTATTAATGAAGAAATTGATAAGCTAAGGCACTCGGCTACATCGGCGCTATTTGAGCGAGACGATGTCATTATTATTGCCTCAGTTTCATGTATTTACGGGCTCGGTTCGCCAGAGGAATACCGTGAAATGGTCGTATCCATTCGTACAGGTATGGAAATTGAACGTAATCAGCTACTACGCAAGCTTGTTGATATTCAATATGAACGCAACGATATTAACTTTACGCGCGGAACATTTCGTGTGCGTGGGGACGTAGTAGAGATTTTCCCGGCATCCCGTGATGAACAATGTGTGCGCATTGAATTTTTCGGGGATGAAATTGATCGTATTCGAGAGGTGGATGCGCTAACAGGTGAAATATTAGCTGAGCGTGAACATGTTGCGATTTTTCCTGCTTCTCACTTCGTAACACGAGAAGAAAAAATGAAAGTTGCAATTGACAATATTGAAAAGGAATTACAAGTGCGCTTAGAAAAATTGCGTGCAGAGGACCGTTTATTAGAGGCACAGCGCTTAGAGCAACGAACAAATTATGATTTAGAAATGATGCGGGAAATGGGCTTTTGTTCAGGCATCGAAAACTATTCTCGCCATTTAACATTACGTGAAGCAGGCGCAACACCGTATACATTGATTGACTATTTTCCAAAGGATTTTTTACTTGTTGTGGATGAAAGTCATGTTACATTACCGCAAGTCCGTGGTATGTATAATGGTGACCAAGCACGTAAGCAAGTATTGGTAGACCACGGTTTTCGTTTGCCATCTGCTCTTGATAACCGACCATTAAAATTAGATGAATTCCAATCGAAAATACATCAAGCAATCTATGTGTCAGCAACACCTGGACCGTATGAGCTGGAGCATACACCTGAAATGGTCGAACAAATTATTCGTCCAACAGGGCTACTTGACCCGACATTAGAAGTGCGACCAATTGAAGGGCAAATTGATGATTTAATTGATGAAGTTCATGATCGCATTCGAAAAAATGAGCGAGTACTGATTACAACATTAACGAAAAAAATGTCTGAAGATTTGACGAATTACTTAAAGGAAATGGGCTTAAAGGTTGAATATTTACATTCCGAAATAAAAACATTAGAGCGTATTGAAATCATTCGCGAGCTACGAAAAGGGACACATGATGTTTTGGTTGGAATTAACTTACTTCGAGAAGGTTTAGATATACCTGAAGTTTCCCTCGTCGTTATATTGGATGCAGATAAGGAAGGCTTTTTACGTTCAGAACGGTCACTTATTCAAACAATTGGTCGTGCCGCGCGTAATTCCAATGGGCACGTTATTATGTACGCAAATAATATGACTGAATCGATGAAAAAGGCGATTGATGAAACGAAAAGACGTCGAGAAATTCAAATCGCTTACAATGAAAAGCATGGCATTACTCCAAAAACGATTATTAAGAAAATACCTGACATTATTCGGGCTACGAAAGCTGCGGAAGAGGAAGAACAATATATTACGAAAGTAACGGGCGGCAAGAAACTGACGAAAAAAGAGCTTGAAAAACTAGTTGAAACGTTGCAACTTGAAATGAAAGAAGCAGCGAAAGCACTTGATTTCGAACGCGCGGCAGAATTGCGAGACATGATATTCGAATTGAAAGCAGAAGGGTGA
- a CDS encoding PilZ domain-containing protein — MIFKRTEGFRFAFGDPVAADFVLLLNGKPEGGKCSCNVLDISPHGMKMFSKTEIGEYSNKVVQIEVQFVLDEVKIKAVGEIVWKRSFGKDYHYGLVFENQPIVEELIVSELKVRRKKEVKRASKV; from the coding sequence ATGATTTTCAAAAGAACAGAGGGGTTTCGATTTGCTTTTGGAGACCCTGTTGCTGCAGATTTTGTTTTGTTATTGAATGGTAAACCAGAAGGCGGGAAATGTTCATGTAATGTTCTTGATATTAGTCCACATGGAATGAAAATGTTTTCAAAAACTGAAATTGGTGAATACAGTAATAAGGTGGTACAAATTGAAGTTCAATTCGTTTTAGATGAGGTGAAAATTAAAGCGGTAGGTGAAATTGTTTGGAAAAGAAGTTTTGGTAAAGACTATCATTATGGATTAGTTTTTGAAAATCAGCCTATTGTAGAGGAGTTAATTGTGAGTGAGTTAAAGGTGCGCCGTAAAAAAGAAGTTAAGCGTGCTTCAAAGGTATAG
- the fliS gene encoding flagellar export chaperone FliS yields MTAQTNNAFNAYKQNSVTTASPGELTLMLYNGCIKFIGQAKRSIEDKNIEQRNYYIQRAQAIISELMSTLNMDIEISKEMLPLYDYMQRRLTDANIKNDLAILDEVVGLVAELRDTWKEVIKITRQQQYANVEQI; encoded by the coding sequence TTGACTGCACAAACTAATAATGCTTTTAACGCATATAAACAAAACAGTGTAACGACAGCATCACCAGGTGAGCTTACTTTAATGTTGTATAATGGATGTATTAAATTTATCGGTCAGGCAAAAAGGTCGATAGAGGATAAAAATATTGAGCAACGTAATTATTATATTCAACGTGCTCAAGCAATTATAAGTGAGTTAATGTCCACATTGAATATGGATATTGAAATTTCTAAAGAGATGTTACCATTATATGACTATATGCAACGCCGTCTAACAGATGCTAACATTAAAAATGATCTAGCTATTTTAGATGAGGTTGTAGGTTTAGTAGCAGAACTCCGTGACACATGGAAAGAAGTTATTAAAATTACACGTCAACAGCAATATGCCAATGTAGAGCAAATATAA
- a CDS encoding competence protein ComK — protein sequence MEIQKSYIITSKTIAIMPFVTENGKLYTVALETGAIAIIAKPPTTLIKENEQFIMSQKQNVNRIYEDLWEKDIIQNGKKANIKFKFKMDKRNF from the coding sequence GTGGAGATTCAAAAATCATATATTATAACATCTAAAACAATCGCAATCATGCCTTTCGTTACAGAAAATGGTAAGTTGTATACAGTCGCTTTGGAAACGGGAGCAATCGCGATTATCGCAAAACCACCTACTACACTCATTAAAGAAAACGAACAATTTATTATGAGTCAGAAACAAAACGTCAATCGTATTTATGAAGATTTATGGGAAAAAGATATTATTCAAAATGGTAAAAAAGCAAACATAAAATTTAAGTTCAAAATGGATAAACGGAATTTTTAG
- the secA gene encoding preprotein translocase subunit SecA: protein MANILNKLFDFNKKEVKKLEKVADKVEAFANQMETLSDEALQAKTEEFKNRFQNGETVDQLLPEAFATIREASRRVLGMYPFRVQIMGAVALNEGNIAEMKTGEGKTLTSTLAVYLNAITGKGVHVVTVNEYLASRDAEEMGELYNWLGLTIGLNLNSMSKEEKREAYAADITYSTNNELGFDYLRDNMVLYKEDRVQRPLYYAVIDEVDSILIDEARTPLIISGQAGKTAQLYVQSNAFARMLKKDEDYNYEESTKGVTLTEAGIEKAERAFGIDNLFDLAHVRLNHAINQSLKAHASMHLDVDYVVQEGEVVIVDGFTGRLMKGRRYSDGLHQAIEAKEGLDIQNESMTMATVTFQNYFRMYEKLSGMTGTAKTEEEEFRNIYNMQVVAIPTNKPIARDDRPDLIYASMEGKFKAVAEDIAERHSLGQPVLVGTVAIETSEIISKFLTKFKIPHSVLNAKNHEHEADIILNAGQKGAVTIATNMAGRGTDIKPGEGVMEIGGLAVIGTERHESRRIDNQLRGRSGRQGNPGVTQFYLSLEDDLMRRFGSDNMKAMMTKLGMDDSQPIQSRMVSKAVESAQKRVEGNNFDARKRLLQYDDVLRQQREVIYKEREDVLDSENMRELVESMIQQAVENAVAVHTQGERDAWTLDALEDYISANLLEEGLITVADLQNKSPEEMTLFIYEKVLVHYNEKEEAMTPERMREFEKVILLRSIDTKWIDHIDAMDQLRQGIHLRAYGQTDPLREYQQEGFAMFEDMVASVREDVAKYAMKAEIRSNLQREEVAKGQAVNPKEDGPAAKPKKMPTRKAENIGRNDPCPCGSGKKYKSCHGVGN, encoded by the coding sequence ATGGCAAACATATTAAATAAATTATTTGATTTCAATAAAAAAGAAGTAAAGAAGCTTGAAAAAGTAGCAGATAAGGTAGAGGCATTCGCAAATCAGATGGAAACGCTCTCTGATGAAGCATTACAAGCGAAAACAGAAGAGTTCAAAAATCGTTTCCAAAACGGTGAAACAGTTGATCAATTATTACCTGAAGCTTTTGCAACGATTCGAGAAGCATCCCGTCGCGTACTGGGCATGTATCCGTTCCGCGTACAAATTATGGGGGCTGTTGCATTAAATGAAGGGAATATTGCAGAAATGAAAACCGGTGAAGGGAAGACATTAACTTCCACACTGGCGGTTTATTTAAATGCGATTACAGGTAAAGGTGTACATGTTGTTACAGTCAACGAATATTTAGCGAGCCGTGACGCCGAGGAAATGGGCGAATTGTATAATTGGTTAGGCTTAACAATCGGACTGAATTTAAATAGCATGTCAAAAGAAGAAAAACGAGAAGCTTATGCGGCGGATATTACGTATTCAACGAACAATGAATTAGGCTTTGACTATTTACGTGATAACATGGTGCTTTATAAAGAAGATCGTGTACAGCGCCCATTATACTATGCCGTAATTGACGAGGTGGACTCGATTTTAATCGATGAAGCACGTACGCCGTTAATTATTTCGGGGCAAGCAGGAAAAACAGCGCAACTTTATGTGCAATCAAATGCCTTTGCGCGCATGCTAAAAAAAGATGAAGATTACAATTATGAAGAGTCGACAAAGGGTGTTACGTTAACAGAAGCTGGGATTGAAAAGGCGGAAAGAGCATTCGGTATCGATAACTTATTTGATTTAGCGCATGTTCGTCTCAACCATGCGATTAACCAAAGCTTAAAGGCACATGCGTCTATGCATTTAGATGTGGATTACGTTGTGCAAGAGGGTGAAGTGGTGATTGTTGACGGCTTTACAGGTCGTTTGATGAAAGGTCGTCGCTATTCGGATGGCTTACACCAAGCAATTGAGGCAAAAGAAGGCTTAGATATTCAAAATGAATCGATGACAATGGCTACGGTAACGTTCCAAAACTATTTCCGTATGTACGAAAAGTTATCTGGTATGACGGGTACAGCGAAAACAGAGGAAGAGGAATTCCGCAATATTTACAACATGCAAGTAGTGGCAATTCCGACAAATAAACCGATTGCGCGTGATGACCGTCCAGACTTGATTTATGCATCTATGGAAGGGAAATTTAAGGCGGTAGCGGAAGATATTGCAGAACGTCATAGCCTGGGGCAACCCGTTTTAGTTGGTACGGTGGCGATTGAAACGTCTGAAATTATTTCGAAATTCTTAACGAAATTTAAAATTCCTCATAGTGTATTAAATGCGAAAAACCATGAGCATGAAGCAGATATTATTTTAAATGCTGGTCAAAAAGGTGCCGTAACGATTGCGACAAACATGGCAGGTCGTGGTACCGACATTAAGCCAGGTGAAGGTGTAATGGAAATTGGCGGTTTGGCTGTTATTGGTACAGAGCGTCATGAATCACGCCGTATTGACAATCAATTACGTGGTCGTTCTGGACGTCAAGGGAACCCCGGTGTGACGCAATTCTACCTTTCTTTAGAAGATGATTTAATGCGTCGCTTTGGTTCGGACAATATGAAGGCGATGATGACGAAGCTTGGGATGGATGATTCACAGCCAATTCAATCTCGTATGGTTTCAAAAGCTGTAGAATCGGCGCAAAAACGTGTAGAAGGAAATAACTTTGATGCACGTAAACGTTTATTACAATATGATGATGTATTACGTCAGCAACGTGAAGTGATTTATAAAGAACGTGAAGATGTATTAGACTCAGAAAATATGCGTGAGCTCGTGGAATCAATGATACAACAGGCAGTAGAAAATGCAGTAGCCGTACACACGCAAGGTGAAAGAGATGCATGGACACTCGATGCATTGGAGGATTATATTTCGGCAAACCTTTTAGAAGAAGGTTTAATTACAGTAGCGGATTTACAAAATAAATCACCTGAAGAAATGACTTTGTTCATTTATGAAAAAGTTCTTGTTCATTACAATGAAAAAGAAGAAGCCATGACGCCAGAGCGCATGCGTGAATTCGAAAAGGTTATTTTATTGCGTTCAATTGATACGAAATGGATTGACCATATTGATGCGATGGATCAGCTACGTCAAGGGATTCACCTACGTGCTTATGGACAAACGGATCCATTGCGTGAATATCAGCAAGAAGGTTTTGCGATGTTCGAAGATATGGTTGCCTCTGTGCGTGAAGATGTTGCGAAATACGCAATGAAAGCCGAAATTCGCAGCAATTTACAACGTGAAGAAGTAGCAAAAGGGCAAGCGGTGAATCCGAAAGAGGATGGACCAGCTGCAAAGCCAAAAAAAATGCCTACGCGTAAAGCGGAAAACATCGGTCGTAATGATCCATGTCCATGTGGAAGCGGCAAAAAATATAAATCTTGTCACGGTGTAGGGAACTAA
- the prfB gene encoding peptide chain release factor 2 (programmed frameshift), producing MELADVRNALENTAGKLADFRGSLDLENKEARIQELDEMMLEPNFWNDQQGAQVVINELNGIKAVVNEFNDLISTQENLEMMLELLREEPDAELQEDLGNELSDFKAKMADFELQMLLSEPYDKNNAILELHPGAGGTESQDWGSLLLRMYTRWAEKRGFKVTTIDYLPGDEAGIKSVTLQITGHNAYGYLKAEKGVHRLVRISPFDSSGRRHTSFVSCDVMPEFNDEIEIDVRSEDLKIDTYRATGAGGQHINTTDSAVRITHTPTGVVVQCQNERSQIKNRDAAMKMLKSKLYQLEIEKQQAQLDEIRGEQKEIGWGSQIRSYVFHPYSMVKDHRTNHETGNIGSVMDGDLDPFITAYLRSKISY from the exons ATCGAATTAGCAGATGTACGAAATGCGTTAGAAAATACAGCGGGGAAATTAGCTGACTTTAGGGGGTCTCTT GACTTAGAAAACAAAGAGGCACGTATTCAAGAGTTAGATGAAATGATGCTGGAGCCAAACTTTTGGAATGACCAACAAGGGGCTCAAGTCGTTATTAATGAACTTAACGGCATTAAAGCAGTAGTAAACGAGTTTAATGATTTAATTTCAACGCAGGAAAATCTTGAAATGATGCTGGAGCTTTTACGTGAAGAGCCAGATGCAGAGCTACAAGAAGACCTTGGCAATGAATTGTCTGATTTTAAAGCGAAAATGGCTGATTTTGAATTACAAATGTTATTATCAGAGCCGTACGATAAAAATAATGCGATTTTAGAGCTACATCCAGGTGCTGGTGGTACGGAATCACAGGACTGGGGTTCGTTGCTGTTACGCATGTATACACGTTGGGCAGAGAAGCGCGGCTTTAAAGTGACGACGATTGACTATTTACCTGGTGATGAAGCTGGAATCAAATCTGTGACGCTGCAAATTACAGGTCATAATGCTTACGGGTATTTAAAGGCTGAAAAAGGTGTTCACCGTTTAGTACGTATTTCACCATTCGATTCTTCAGGTCGTCGTCATACATCGTTCGTTTCATGTGATGTCATGCCAGAATTTAATGATGAAATTGAAATTGATGTGCGCTCGGAAGATTTAAAAATTGATACGTATCGTGCAACAGGTGCGGGTGGTCAGCATATTAATACGACGGACTCCGCTGTTCGTATTACTCACACACCAACTGGGGTTGTCGTGCAATGTCAAAACGAGCGTTCACAAATTAAAAACCGCGATGCTGCAATGAAAATGTTAAAATCAAAGCTTTACCAATTAGAAATTGAAAAACAACAAGCACAATTGGATGAGATTCGTGGGGAGCAAAAGGAAATCGGCTGGGGTTCACAAATTCGTTCATATGTATTCCATCCGTATTCAATGGTAAAAGATCACCGTACAAATCACGAAACAGGAAATATTGGTTCTGTAATGGACGGCGATTTAGATCCATTTATTACAGCCTACTTACGTTCGAAAATTTCTTATTAA
- a CDS encoding IDEAL domain-containing protein — protein MDKYYSYTDFLKAVGQQPNSNQAEKLLNEIYLDLFLKRLQRIHRIEQLKALIDTSLDQKNEQKFMNYTMELKKLLQSTIA, from the coding sequence ATGGATAAATATTATTCATACACAGATTTTTTAAAAGCAGTTGGCCAACAGCCGAATAGTAATCAAGCTGAAAAATTGTTGAATGAAATTTATTTAGATTTGTTTTTAAAACGTTTACAACGAATACATCGAATTGAACAACTGAAAGCACTCATCGATACGTCATTGGATCAAAAAAATGAACAAAAATTTATGAACTATACAATGGAACTAAAAAAGTTACTCCAATCAACAATAGCTTAG
- a CDS encoding competence protein ComK, which produces MLKNLPQVSNYIASNSTYFLKSISHREKTYTLVSDKHGKVIYPNKPLKIIRSTCRLHGSSYQASQYQAKQFFGKSKHKLPIMIAYDFGDPCVLFPLFSPNSLQNIWISFQSIINIVEHNDETIVTFLDGSEERLPLHCKSFNHQYVRASMFYKHLILKRNSTL; this is translated from the coding sequence ATGTTGAAAAATTTACCACAAGTTTCTAATTACATTGCCTCGAATTCTACTTATTTTTTAAAATCTATCTCGCATCGTGAAAAAACATACACTCTTGTTTCTGATAAGCACGGGAAGGTCATTTATCCAAATAAACCATTAAAAATTATTCGTAGTACATGCAGATTACACGGAAGTTCCTATCAAGCCAGTCAATACCAAGCAAAGCAATTTTTCGGTAAAAGTAAGCATAAATTACCGATTATGATAGCCTATGATTTCGGCGATCCATGTGTTTTATTTCCACTTTTCTCACCTAACTCACTGCAAAATATTTGGATTTCCTTTCAATCCATTATTAATATTGTCGAGCATAATGACGAAACGATTGTCACTTTTTTAGATGGCTCTGAAGAACGCTTGCCTTTACACTGCAAATCATTTAATCATCAATACGTCCGCGCCTCAATGTTTTATAAACATTTAATATTAAAACGCAACTCAACTTTATAA